Proteins from one Oncorhynchus tshawytscha isolate Ot180627B linkage group LG16, Otsh_v2.0, whole genome shotgun sequence genomic window:
- the dpm1 gene encoding dolichol-phosphate mannosyltransferase subunit 1 isoform X3 — MGQAMIGYEYEIIVIDDGSPDGTLEVAEQLQKIYGEDKILLRPRAKKLGLGTAYIHGIKHARGNYVFIMDADLSHHVSGSPVSLDNTVSEKQPKFIPEFIKKQREGGYDLVSGTRYRGDGGVYGWDLRRKLISRGANYVTQVLLRPGASDLTGSFRLYKKEVLVSLVERCVSKGYVFQMEMIVRARQLNYTIGEVPISFVDRVYGESKLGGNEIVSFLKGLLTLFATT; from the exons ATGGGCCAAGCAATGAT TGGATACGAGTACGAGATTATTGTCATTGATGATGGAAGTCCAGATGGGACACTTGAGGTGGCAGAACAACTGCAGAAGATATACGGAGAGGACAAGATA CTCCTTCGACCAAGAGCAAAGAAACTAGGGTTAG GAACTGCCTACATCCATGGCATTAAACATGCCAGAGGGAACTATGTCTTCATAATGGATGCAGACCTCTCCCATCATGTGAGTGGATCTCCTGTATCTCTGGACAACACAGTATCAGAGAAGCAG CCTAAATTTATTCCAGAATTCATAAA gaaacagagagaaggcgGGTATGACCTTGTGTCAGGCACCCGATACAGAGGAGATGGGGGCGTGTACGGATGGGACCTGCGCAGGAAACTCATCAG TCGGGGAGCGAACTATGTCACACAGGTGCTGCTGAGACCTGGGGCATCAGACCTGACTGGCAGCTTCAG GCTTTACAAGAAGGAGGTACTGGTGAGTctggtggagaggtgtgtgtccaaaGGCTACGTCTTTCAGATGGAGATGATTGTCCGTGCTAGACAGCTGAACTACACCATTGGAGAG GTTCCAATTTCGTTTGTGGATCGTGTTTATGGGGAGTCTAAACTGGGAGGAAATGAAATAGTGTCGTTCCTGAAAGGACTGCTTACTCTATTCGCGACAACATGA
- the adnpb gene encoding activity-dependent neuroprotector homeobox b: MFQLPVNNLGSLRKARRNVKRVLGDIGLEFCKDHIEDYKDYVPNEFYIKHTTWDDVCVWDPSLTKAQEYRSKPFCCSGCPFSSKFFSAYKSHFRNVHSEDFESRILLNCPYCTYNGNKKTLETHIKLFHMPNNVVRQGPGGMQGLKDGMQLGKRPGESIEQAVYYCKKCTYRDPLYNVVRKHIYREHFQHVAAPYLIKPGEKTTPNGAGAGSGNTDSSSNTNVNANSNTIHCKRCLFVLRTYEALVQHVIEDHERIGYQVTAMIGHTNVVVPRVKPVIMVSPKPGEKTVIGVGPKGQLVTTTVGGVRSLPTQQLSRIVIPKSGLSSTGLLSGSHLKQGPFGLKSGTTQSFSIGGQQVRITLPGNAQISVPQHSQAAKQNLPGGLRSPVVVSSSSSTLKPTQLNSRVQAAATTVASVTAKGKGGTSVLGTSYTQKWKICTICNELFPENVYSSHFEKEHKAEKVPAVANYIMKIHNFTSKCLYCNRYLPSDTLLNHMLIHGLSCPHCRATFNDVEKIVAHMRQSHPDETVGPRTDSPLTFDLTLQQGNPKNVQLIVTTYNMRDAPEESVAFHAQSASSSTQTGKRTVPSQPPKMPSESEDGSPPKSAPQAAVPYKKDVGKTLCPLCFSILKGPISDALAHHLRERHQVIQTVHPVEKKLTYKCIHCLGVYTSNMTASTITLHLVHCRGVGKTQNGQDSRPAPSPRVSQAQGTALKRAGFENCDPNDPKRRKLLPGEHEGSAAFVENPDDPVNLVLDPKGHEDESYEARKAFLTQYFNREPYPMRREVEKLAASLWLWKSDISSHFTNRRRICTRDCETQKAKVLLGFNMREVSRLSHELTFDPECLSEGKESGEALERRTSRTCIGRSEQAILRIEERAAANHGTTLQEGTPAGSDSGASATTQPNGGAKSDQNKIVESTLKQRGPQYLSEPIAIDSDSNEDETDDGDEEDDETGVVELNSTGNDRLAAEGEVLGTGAHSSSDLEDMEDGSEEEEEGHVENGYGSSALPERQVKGKEAIAKLGHSESGKTSVQLGKQQV, from the exons ATGTTCCAGCTCCCGGTCAACAACCTGGGCAGCTTACGGAAAGCCAGAAGAAATGTCAAGCGGGTTCTGGGAGACATCGGGCTGGAGTTTTGTAAAGACCATATTGAG GACTACAAAGACTATGTCCCTAATGAGTTCTACATCAAGCACACCACctgggatgatgtgtgtgtgtgggatcctTCACTGACCAAAGCCCAG GAGTACAGATCAAAGCCTTTCTGTTGTTCTGGCTGCCCCTTCTCCTCCAAGTTCTTCTCAGCGTACAAGAGCCACTTCCGCAATGTCCACAGTGAGGACTTTGAGAGCCGCATCCTGCTTAACTGCCCCTACTGCACCTACAATGGGAACAAGAAGACCCTGGAGACGCACATCAAGCTGTTCCACATGCCCAACAACGTGGTGCGACAGGGTCCCGGAGGCATGCAGGGGCTGAAGGATGGCATGCAGCTGGGCAAGAGGCCTGGAGAGAGCATCGAGCAGGCGGTGTACTACTGCAAGAAGTGCACCTACAGGGACCCGCTTTACAACGTGGTGCGCAAGCACATCTACAGAGAACACTTTCAGCATGTGGCCGCACCCTACCTGATTAAACCTGGGGAAAAGACCACACCTAACGGTGCTGGTGCGGGCTCAGGGAACacagacagcagcagcaacaccaaTGTCAATGCTAACAGCAACACCATCCACTGCAAGCGCTGCCTCTTTGTGCTACGCACCTATGAGGCACTCGTGCAGCATGTTATTGAGGACCACGAGCGCATTGGTTACCAGGTGACTGCCATGATTGGTCACACAAACGTGGTGGTGCCACGGGTCAAGCCTGTCATCATGGTATCCCCCAAGCCGGGGGAAAAGACTGTCATTGGTGTAGGACCCAAAGGTCAGCTGGTGACCACCACAGTGGGTGGAGTCCGCTCCCTTCCCACCCAGCAGCTCAGCAGGATAGTCATCCCAAAGTCAGGCCTAAGCTCAACGGGACTCCTGTCTGGGTCTCACCTGAAGCAGGGGCCTTTTGGGTTAAAGAGCGGGACCACTCAGTCCTTCTCTATAGGCGGGCAGCAGGTGAGAATCACTCTCCCCGGCAACGCACAGATCTCTGTGCCCCAGCATTCGCAGGCTGCCAAACAGAACCTCCCTGGTGGCTTGCGGAGCCCCGTAGTGGTGAGTTCCTCCTCGTCTACACTCAAGCCCACCCAGCTGAACTCCCGGGTCCAGGCAGCTGCCACCACAGTGGCCTCAGTCACGGCCAAGGGGAAGGGGGGCACTTCAGTCCTGGGCACGTCTTACACCCAGAAGTGGAAGATCTGCACTATCTGCAACGAGCTTTTCCCTGAGAATGTGTACAGCTCGCACTTTGAGAAGGAGCACAAGGCGGAGAAGGTCCCTGCAGTAGCCAACTACATCATGAAGATCCACAACTTCACCAGCAAGTGTCTGTACTGCAACCGCTACCTGCCCAGCGACACACTCCTCAACCACATGCTGATCCACGGCCTGTCCTGCCCGCACTGCCGCGCCACCTTCAACGACGTGGAGAAAATTGTGGCACACATGCGACAGTCCCACCCGGACGAGACGGTGGGGCCGCGCACTGATTCTCCTCTGACTTTTGACCTCACTCTGCAGCAGGGCAACCCCAAGAACGTCCAGCTGATTGTCACCACCTACAACATGAGAGACGCACCAGAGGAGTCAGTGGCCTTCCATGCCCAGAGTGCCTCCTCTTCCACACAAACTGGCAAGAGGACAGTGCCCAGCCAACCCCCAAAGATGCCCTCTGAATCAGAAGATGGTTCGCCTCCCAAGAGTGCACCTCAGGCGGCTGTGCCATACAAGAAAGACGTGGGCAAGACTCTGTGCCCGCTGTGCTTCTCCATCCTCAAGGGCCCCATCTCTGATGCACTGGCACACCACTTGAGAGAGAGGCACCAGGTCATCCAAACAGTGCACCCAGTGGAGAAAAAACTCACCTACAAATGTATCCACTGCTTGGGTGTGTACACAAGCAACATGACTGCCTCTACCATCACACTGCACCTGGTGCACTGCCGTGGTGTGGGAAAGACCCAGAACGGGCAAGACAGCAGGCCTGCGCCCTCCCCCAGGGTCTCCCAGGCTCAGGGCACTGCCCTCAAAAGGGCTGGCTTTGAGAACTGTGACCCTAACGACCCAAAGCGCCGTAAGCTGCTGCCTGGAGAGCATGAGGGCTCTGCGGCTTTTGTAGAGAATCCAGACGATCCCGTCAACCTGGTTCTTGACCCCAAAGGCCACGAGGATGAGTCGTACGAGGCGCGGAAAGCCTTCCTGACGCAGTACTTCAACCGTGAACCCTACCCAATGCGTAGGGAGGTGGAGAAGCTAGCCGCCAGTCTGTGGTTGTGGAAGTCTGACATCTCTAGCCACTTCACCAACCGCAGGAGGATATGCACGCGGGACTGTGAGACCCAGAAGGCCAAGGTGTTGCTGGGCTTCAACATGCGGGAGGTCAGTCGGCTCAGCCATGAACTGACCTTTGACCCTGAGTGCTTGTCTGAGGGCAAAGAAAGTGGAGAGGCATTAGAGAGGCGGACGTCTAGGACGTGTATCGGGCGGTCTGAGCAGGCCATCCTGCGCATAGAGGAGAGAGCTGCGGCTAACCATGGTACTACACTCCAGGAGGGTACGCCAGCAGGGTCTGACAGTGGGGCCAGTGCCACCACCCAGCCCAACGGTGGTGCCAAGAGTGACCAAAACAAGATAGTCGAAAGCACCTTAAAACAGAGAGGGCCTCAGTATCTCTCAGAACCCATCGCTATTGACTCCGACAGCAATGAGGATGAAACGGATGATGGTGACGAAGAGGATGATGAAACTGGAGTAGTAGAACTGAATTCCACGGGTAATGACAGGCTGGCTGCAGAGGGAGAGGTGTTGGGGACAGGAGCCCACTCCAGCTCAGACCTAGAGGATATGGAGGATGggtcagaggaggaagaagagggtcaTGTTGAGAATGGATATGGCTCCTCGGCGTTGccggagagacaggttaaagggaAGGAAGCTATTGCCAAACTGGGACACTCGGAAAGTGGAAAAACAAGTGTCCAACTTGGCAAGCAGCAGGTCTGa
- the dpm1 gene encoding dolichol-phosphate mannosyltransferase subunit 1 isoform X1, with protein sequence MASRKGSQQSRGDGDKYSVLLPTYNERENLPLIVWLLVKYFGESGYEYEIIVIDDGSPDGTLEVAEQLQKIYGEDKILLRPRAKKLGLGTAYIHGIKHARGNYVFIMDADLSHHVSGSPVSLDNTVSEKQPKFIPEFIKKQREGGYDLVSGTRYRGDGGVYGWDLRRKLISRGANYVTQVLLRPGASDLTGSFRLYKKEVLVSLVERCVSKGYVFQMEMIVRARQLNYTIGEVPISFVDRVYGESKLGGNEIVSFLKGLLTLFATT encoded by the exons ATGGCAAGCCGAAAAGGTTCGCAGCAAAGCCGGGGAGATGGTGATAAATACTCGGTGTTGTTGCCCACTTACAATGAACGAGAGAATCTACCGCTTATTGTGTGGCTATTGGTAAAATACTTCGGTGAAAG TGGATACGAGTACGAGATTATTGTCATTGATGATGGAAGTCCAGATGGGACACTTGAGGTGGCAGAACAACTGCAGAAGATATACGGAGAGGACAAGATA CTCCTTCGACCAAGAGCAAAGAAACTAGGGTTAG GAACTGCCTACATCCATGGCATTAAACATGCCAGAGGGAACTATGTCTTCATAATGGATGCAGACCTCTCCCATCATGTGAGTGGATCTCCTGTATCTCTGGACAACACAGTATCAGAGAAGCAG CCTAAATTTATTCCAGAATTCATAAA gaaacagagagaaggcgGGTATGACCTTGTGTCAGGCACCCGATACAGAGGAGATGGGGGCGTGTACGGATGGGACCTGCGCAGGAAACTCATCAG TCGGGGAGCGAACTATGTCACACAGGTGCTGCTGAGACCTGGGGCATCAGACCTGACTGGCAGCTTCAG GCTTTACAAGAAGGAGGTACTGGTGAGTctggtggagaggtgtgtgtccaaaGGCTACGTCTTTCAGATGGAGATGATTGTCCGTGCTAGACAGCTGAACTACACCATTGGAGAG GTTCCAATTTCGTTTGTGGATCGTGTTTATGGGGAGTCTAAACTGGGAGGAAATGAAATAGTGTCGTTCCTGAAAGGACTGCTTACTCTATTCGCGACAACATGA
- the dpm1 gene encoding dolichol-phosphate mannosyltransferase subunit 1 isoform X2, which yields MASRKGSQQSRGDGDKYSVLLPTYNERENLPLIVWLLVKYFGESGYEYEIIVIDDGSPDGTLEVAEQLQKIYGEDKILLRPRAKKLGLGTAYIHGIKHARGNYVFIMDADLSHHPKFIPEFIKKQREGGYDLVSGTRYRGDGGVYGWDLRRKLISRGANYVTQVLLRPGASDLTGSFRLYKKEVLVSLVERCVSKGYVFQMEMIVRARQLNYTIGEVPISFVDRVYGESKLGGNEIVSFLKGLLTLFATT from the exons ATGGCAAGCCGAAAAGGTTCGCAGCAAAGCCGGGGAGATGGTGATAAATACTCGGTGTTGTTGCCCACTTACAATGAACGAGAGAATCTACCGCTTATTGTGTGGCTATTGGTAAAATACTTCGGTGAAAG TGGATACGAGTACGAGATTATTGTCATTGATGATGGAAGTCCAGATGGGACACTTGAGGTGGCAGAACAACTGCAGAAGATATACGGAGAGGACAAGATA CTCCTTCGACCAAGAGCAAAGAAACTAGGGTTAG GAACTGCCTACATCCATGGCATTAAACATGCCAGAGGGAACTATGTCTTCATAATGGATGCAGACCTCTCCCATCAT CCTAAATTTATTCCAGAATTCATAAA gaaacagagagaaggcgGGTATGACCTTGTGTCAGGCACCCGATACAGAGGAGATGGGGGCGTGTACGGATGGGACCTGCGCAGGAAACTCATCAG TCGGGGAGCGAACTATGTCACACAGGTGCTGCTGAGACCTGGGGCATCAGACCTGACTGGCAGCTTCAG GCTTTACAAGAAGGAGGTACTGGTGAGTctggtggagaggtgtgtgtccaaaGGCTACGTCTTTCAGATGGAGATGATTGTCCGTGCTAGACAGCTGAACTACACCATTGGAGAG GTTCCAATTTCGTTTGTGGATCGTGTTTATGGGGAGTCTAAACTGGGAGGAAATGAAATAGTGTCGTTCCTGAAAGGACTGCTTACTCTATTCGCGACAACATGA